The Deltaproteobacteria bacterium genome window below encodes:
- a CDS encoding glycosyltransferase family 39 protein produces the protein MVIPILKMIHTHSLDPHFYKYGTIIHYLTIPIYEIYFHIKHISPLPPPSLDFLNPTLYFIGRYESAFFDILTILVTYKVGERLFNRKVAFLALIFMVFNPLELFMSHLFKPDTFMTFFAMCVFYYSIRIKEENKIKWYVLAGVFSGFAMSTRLDLFVLFMPITGWFIYYYKNPAPDFTHRQNIRNIGMFLFTAFVAFFLTSPYLILHIPEFIHAIFHEFTYEQDINLENNLLHKRFIAQLIIVFPFMLSISIYALSIYGIYLYTKHKGLYETMLFLIYPFVYFLIITLVSDRPSYAGGGYFYLTILPFFMLLAAYSFMYVFDKLRKKSVKILIVMVIFIDILFSSGNFISLIYNYNRLGYWVNKNIPPDSTILILTTLRPVFKWKYYVYPIYTEAIKRNPPIRYSVKVVKPDFVIATGFDIHLEGGYDYFNQLMNDDHFHQVKIFMPYCAPYISLFSKFTPEVKSGEIYVYKSH, from the coding sequence ATGGTTATACCTATATTAAAGATGATACATACACATTCATTGGATCCTCATTTTTATAAATATGGGACAATAATACATTATCTTACTATTCCAATCTATGAGATATACTTCCATATTAAGCACATATCTCCGCTGCCACCTCCTTCCCTGGATTTTCTCAATCCGACTTTATACTTTATCGGCAGGTATGAATCGGCTTTCTTTGATATACTCACCATTCTTGTTACCTATAAAGTTGGAGAGAGATTGTTCAACAGAAAGGTTGCCTTTTTAGCATTAATCTTCATGGTATTTAATCCTCTTGAACTCTTTATGTCCCATTTATTTAAACCTGATACATTCATGACATTTTTTGCAATGTGTGTATTCTATTATTCGATCAGAATTAAAGAAGAAAATAAGATCAAATGGTATGTTCTGGCGGGAGTTTTTTCGGGATTTGCCATGTCCACGCGGCTTGATTTATTTGTACTATTTATGCCTATAACCGGATGGTTCATATATTATTATAAAAACCCTGCCCCTGATTTCACCCACAGACAAAATATAAGAAACATAGGTATGTTTTTGTTCACAGCGTTTGTTGCATTCTTTCTGACATCCCCATATTTGATTTTGCATATTCCAGAGTTTATTCATGCTATATTTCATGAATTTACCTACGAGCAGGATATTAATCTTGAAAACAACCTCTTACATAAAAGATTTATTGCTCAACTTATAATTGTTTTTCCATTTATGCTCTCCATAAGTATTTATGCATTATCAATATATGGCATATATTTATACACAAAGCATAAAGGATTGTATGAAACCATGTTATTTCTAATCTATCCATTCGTATATTTTCTAATAATAACCCTTGTTTCCGATCGGCCTTCTTATGCTGGCGGCGGTTATTTTTACTTGACCATTTTGCCGTTCTTTATGCTGCTTGCTGCATATAGTTTTATGTATGTGTTTGATAAATTAAGGAAAAAAAGTGTTAAGATTTTGATAGTTATGGTTATTTTTATCGATATACTTTTCTCATCAGGTAATTTTATAAGCTTGATATACAATTACAATAGATTAGGCTATTGGGTAAACAAAAATATCCCTCCGGATTCTACTATACTTATACTAACTACTTTGAGGCCTGTGTTTAAGTGGAAATATTATGTCTATCCTATATATACCGAAGCTATTAAAAGGAATCCACCTATTCGCTATAGTGTAAAGGTTGTTAAGCCTGATTTTGTCATAGCCACAGGGTTTGACATACATCTGGAAGGGGGATATGATTATTTTAACCAATTAATGAATGACGATCATTTTCATCAGGTAAAAATATTTATGCCTTACTGTGCGCCCTATATATCTCTGTTTTCCAAGTTTACTCCTGAAGTCAAAAGTGGGGAAATTTATGTGTACAAAAGTCACTAA